Part of the Flagellimonas eckloniae genome, GCAGCCTTTTCATTAAGCTCCTTTATCTTGGCATCTACCTGTTCCTGTGTTGCAGTAGATGGTAGCCCCAACTGTACTGCTAATACTGATAACTCCATACGTGGTATCTTGTTTTTATTTGAAATTTGTTGTTTCCCTGAATTAGGATTTGGTATGTTCGGTGCGCCACAGGCCACAAGTTGGAGCCTAGTGTTCGCATCAATTTTTTCATCACTTCCCTCGACGGTATCAACAAAGCCCCTTTTCTTGGCCTCGTCTGCCGTCATCCAAAAATCAGTCTTCCATAGTGCTTCCAATGCCTTTTCAGTAATGCCCATCTTTTTGGCATACATCTTACGGTACTGTGAGGTAAGGTTTTTGAGAAGTTTTAAACGGGCCTCGATCTCGTCTTCATTGCCACCTACGCCCATCATGGGCTTGTGTATCATTATTTGGCTGTTCGCCTTTACGGTTGTTGGGTATTTGGCTGGGAATATGGTGGCCGCCGAAGCTGCCAAAGCCCCGACCTTAACCGTTATTTTATCAAAATTGTCATCAATGAGGTTCAGGATTTCATTTGCCTCAAAAACACTTCCTCCCTGACTATTGATGTATATTTCAGCTTCTTTTATGCCTTTATCTTTGGCATCGGCAATATCCTTGATGACCTGCCCGCTGTTGTTCTTTGAATATTCAGATATATAACCCGTAATGGCAATAACGGCAACCTTGGATTTTGCCTCAACGGTAATGCTGAGCGGCACCCTTTCATCGGTAGGTTCCGGCCCCATCCTCAACCACTGGAAATTGTAATATTCGGGTAATCTCATGTGACAAATGTGCAGCAAAATCCAAAGT contains:
- a CDS encoding Clp protease ClpP → MRLPEYYNFQWLRMGPEPTDERVPLSITVEAKSKVAVIAITGYISEYSKNNSGQVIKDIADAKDKGIKEAEIYINSQGGSVFEANEILNLIDDNFDKITVKVGALAASAATIFPAKYPTTVKANSQIMIHKPMMGVGGNEDEIEARLKLLKNLTSQYRKMYAKKMGITEKALEALWKTDFWMTADEAKKRGFVDTVEGSDEKIDANTRLQLVACGAPNIPNPNSGKQQISNKNKIPRMELSVLAVQLGLPSTATQEQVDAKIKELNEKAAKVEALQNAADNKEKAEKAEKIKAILDKAETEKKIDATMRSNYEAIGENNLEQLEAILENAKPIEAVSGQLNKKNDGGATASGKDRSGWTYKDYQEKDPEALIEMNEKEPEKFEALYKEFYKED